Genomic window (Rosa chinensis cultivar Old Blush chromosome 6, RchiOBHm-V2, whole genome shotgun sequence):
tataggtggacaatggcacaacacgtgaccaacgtatttgcgtgtcaaccaatatcatgaaatatttaagcgtccgcaagttggttgaatcaatccactgaatccccatggattctatgtaagaacagaatgaatatgttcatttcctttgcataggacggtcttagtcctaatttccctaaggaacgggctttataaaacgagcgagaggctttagaagtaaccaatgagaattttggttaggcctgagcgtctgaaacgctatttgaagcaagttggtgattacaacatcacctggggcgccatcaccatgatggacgctatccatggtgtcatggataaggactgtgccagccccaggctggtggtggacggaggtcgtgccctaggcagcagcgtcggtcacacttagtctagaaatcaacttttgattcatgcttcgtttcgctcgaaaggaatgatgtccatgtgaagtttttagtagacgaatcatcatatcatgactaggatgatctatcctgtcgtgacaaagccaatatgtgtctaaatccaagagatcttctctcataactttattggattaatagctcgaatagaatccactagagagacacataaacttctctaagatgcgcctctgttcgcaatcattagaggtattgcaaaggaactcatttccattctctacatgcatttttgcatggaattcattggctattcatagggtacgatttgccctaagagcgtagagagtttcagtgacagctgtaatcaaggtgccatttggcaagtggaacttgggctattccatgtccttgaattaatactgatagcccagccatcgtagtcataaagtcatatgctcagaatcaaaatggagtcataatgaaaagaactcgaaattttattcataagccaacagagtacatcattgtctcttaaccattaggagaatctaatccaaatactagctaatgcaaaacaatggtagtcatctaacttctttcggtaattccaaaataaatgtgactaggtgagtagagagatgtcagtggagcaaggctcacttaagtaccactaatctcaaaaccttcctagacatcacacttactttgggtgagcctattttgaagaaagactaaaccattggcatttactacaaagtatatgacaattgcctattacatcttttggaaaaataaagacttaaacagaattggcgatctattgatcccagccagatttgtagtctccaacccttcactttagatcatcttcttgatcttcttgttccacatagtgagcttctcttgcttcaaaaTATGCTTTgcaggcggtgacaagttcttcacgagctctacaaatgtgtgcccaatgatcagacactccacatctagaacatacatctctttgctcgaactccattgattgaggcactttgaaagcgtcatttagaaggctcttagtgttggtgacgccaccaacatggccagaggcgttgcctccctctctctttccacgtttacctcttcggttccatgttcgcctattttggcggttaccttcccaagtagagcgattatatggatcagaatgtccagaagtatacctaatattagggtttcgctcttggcgccctctcttagagatgcgactataattggattccggaatatgctctgtttccacggatctcgaattatagatcttcacaaggatattgtcatgcttttcagcgacattcatagctctaatgagctcatgaaaccttgtgatccgtcttgcattaacatcgattcgatagttcttagcaaccatcaatacagagacggggaaggtagagagagtcttctcaatcaacatcacatctgtgatctctttaccactgaattccattaaggatttaatgcgaagtgctttcgagttatagtcaagaactgacttgaaatcacagaagcggaggctatgccatctcacttctaggtcaggaagcaaggagtcacggacgttgccaaatctttcttcgagtgagacccacagccttctggggtcttcttcattcatacactcgtattggagcgaatcatccatatgacgagtcattaggatgatggctttcgcattatttgcctctaaggctgctctatttgcttccaaagcttgagcttgctcaacagttatcaagtcctggctaggctcgagaatcatatccaggattccatcagccttgagatgctggcggatatcacaaacccacctgtgatatccagagccagttgttcccaattgagcaaagtccaatttgttcaggttactcatcctgaaagagaacaagaaattagggttagtttcggagcgaaataggctaccacgaaaacatatgaaatttctgagcgtaatcgcttccaagaaattaggaatttccgagcgtagtcgcttccaagaaattcgattccaagagatattgtattagatcgaaacaatgatgtaagtggtcgatcataaattctttacaaactctaagtttggagatctcaacaagctctaagcttggagtgagcacgaacccccacagttcggcttaatttggtctcccctataatgaggaaaggggggtagaagaagggaggttgcaagtccccgagaaaaagaagcgaaaaagaataaaaaaaacttcaaaaacgggaacttttagtaaaccatacctcttaggattgcagatcGTATTCGATCCTTATTataggattgcagacgagcttcagtcctaggcgaatcaaacttgttgaaattcggagcaaattcgcttctgaacagctcccactccgatttgtgtacaggtctcaaaacgactccaatagggcttaaatttggagattagatagaagagacagacttgaacaactttgatgaaggaagaattttgatctgaagttctgaactaggcgtttcggggcttgcaaactgactgatatgcacaggaacgagcatgctgaacagctcccacctcgAATGGTGTACATGTCTTAAAaagactccaatagggctgaaatttggaggtcagatagaagagacatagatgaacaactttgatgaagaaaataTTTTCATCAGAGATTCCGAACAAGACGTTTCGTCCCGTGAAAgcagactgatctgcacagaaaAGAGAGTGCTGCTGTGTTGCAGGGGGCAACAGGCGTGCGGCAATGCTGCAGGAGCAGTAGGCGGTACAcgggtgcgcaagggctgcaggggcagtataGGGCATGGCTAACAAgtgctaggagcttgcggcagttttggtgagaagagttttcgggttttttgtttttagggctagggttagggctcgtgctgataacgtgttgtagagaaactgaatttgagaggaatttgctgtgtattctcattgataatatgagcctctttatatagaggattacaatgcatagagtctgaatcatacaaggaaagataatcatacaatgaatggatatctctaagatattctccgagattctctctaattaaaactctattaccactaggtcaagtaacctagagtttgggctaaacacaaatagagatatccttaaacaatccctttatttttgtcattttaagggattccTTGTGGAAATCATTTTTCAATCGCATTTcggcatcttaaccgttcagttttcagGTTGTAATGTATAGATcagttctgcaaattttcagccaattgaTTGTCGTTAAGGTATCgtactagattaaatcaatgaacgaaccaaatcttTCTAatctgaaccgttcatgtttataattataaatcacagttaatgtcttaatgattatcaatttgactgaaaatttgcagtgGTGATCTATTCATATAGTCCTAAAAGTTGAACGGTTGAAATGtggatatgtgatcgaaaagtgggtctaataaGCGATCCtttaaaatgactaaaaaacaaaaatcattcaCTAGAAGGGTAATGTATATAGATACACGTAGAGTTATAGATACACATACACTTTGTCTACACTACTTAGCTATACTAATTTTTCTCAATAATATTAAAAGAAGACCAGTACAAGTGTACAACTACGTACCCGTCTCTATAAAACATATTGCATGATATATATTATTCAGTACATATAGTTGGATTATAGATACATTATATTCACCACATATCACGTACGTACACCAAACTGTAGTACTATCACTCTTTTATTGTTATTCTAACTTAGTTAGAGCAGCCATGATCTCTTAACGTGTATTCATATAAGTACTTCAGGACTCAGAAGCCctaaattaattaatatatatatatatatatatatatatatatatatatatatatagagggcttccactaagggatccctttttttggtcttttatagggataggtatTATACCAACTtgtagatcatattttcacatcttgaccgttcagtttttaggttctaatgtatagattacttctgcaaattttcagccaaattggtgatcgttaaggtatccaaagctgaaatttacacgaacggaccgaatctgtcgaaccggaaccgttcgtgtttataatggtaaattgcagttttggatgccttaatgatcatcaaattggctgaaaatttgcagaagtgatctatacattaggacctaaaaactgaacggttaatatgtgaaaatatgatctaaaagttggtaTAATACTTATTCCTATAAAACACCAAAAatagggatccctcactagaagggccctgtatatatatatatatatatatatatatatatatatatatatatatatatatatatatagacacacacacatgtatgtATCTAATTAAGTACAGCTTATTCTATAATTTACTATAATTTACTACGAACTTGCGTACTTATTCTTCAAATAGTATGAAACATCAATAGTAGAGCTCTACAGGAAGCCGGGGAGCAAGCACAGCTTCAAGTGGAGTTGCCTTAGGCAAAGCAAGACCCAACCCTGCACGCATATCCACTAGCTCATCACCTTCTCTCTTCATATCAAATCCCTGAACCAAACGAGCAAGAACCAAATGAACCACATGCAAACCAAGCGTCATGCCCGGACACGACCTTCTACCTGCACTGAACGGAATATACTCAAAACTTTGGCCTCTGAAATCCATGTCAGCATTTTCCGTCATGAACCTTTCTGGTCGGAACTCGCAGGGGTCCGACCACATGAGGGGGTCCCGCTGTAGCTTCCATATGTTGACGAGTAAACGAGTGCCTTTGGGGACGTAATAGCCACCGACATAACAGTCCTCTGTGGCCTCACGGAGACCTGTTATGGGACCTGGTGGGTTTATGCGTAACGTTTCTTTCACGATGGCTTGGAGGTATTTGAGGTTCTTGATGTCTGATTCTTGCACCCATCTGTCTCTTCCTACATGGTGGTCCAACTCTTCTTGAGCTGCTTTTAAGACTCTTGGGTTGTTCAGGAGCAAAGAGAGTGCCCATGTTAGGGTAATAGATGTGCTTTCACTACCGGTTAGGATTAGAACCTGCGATCAAGAGGAGAGTAGTTTGAGCTCCATGCCATTTCGAAATCGATCGATACTGATATTGATATATATCCTTCTTTTCAAATTATTTGATGTCCTTAATTAGCATTATTGTACTTCTATATATGTTCTACATTTGACGATTGGAACCAATGCTAGCTACACATGCAAgtgccaaaaacaaaaaaggctaGCTACAGTTATTCAACTCAACATACCTCGATTTGTCGGCCATCCATATTCCTCAAATAATTAGTCTATTGAATGTATGATATTATTCTCATATATGGTTATTTTCCTATTTATGTCTCCTTCAATATGTAACTGAATATgaaacaattaattaattatttacaTAAAAGTTTTATCTACCATTGCAAGAGATGGATTGAGATCCCGATCTACTGATTAAGCTGGTATATTGATGTCACAGGACTTATGTCTAAAATCCGACCGAttactaattttaattttttatttatgtttaaaaCTTTAAAACACAAATTCAGATAGGGGACTGTATAAATTAATctagcactctttgctagtggTCATTTTGAGTTTAGATCCACCACTACCAAAAGAAACGTAGACAAAACATGAATGAAAATAAAGTACGACTGCAGTTTTAACGTACCAGTGCCGTCGCTTTGATGACAGTATCACGGCTATGGCCAGCTATTTCATCCTCCTCTTCAAACTTGGATATCATCGCATCCATCAAGTCACTTTCAACCGTACCATTCTTGCCTTCCGATGATTTTCTTTGCCTATGCTCTTCAAGCCACTCCCCAAGCACAGAGTCGAATTCCTTGAAACATCTTTTCATGGCACTCACATGCCCACCTATGTCAAGCCACTCGAGAAATGGCATCGCATCGGACCAAACAAAAACTCCGAACAGATACAAAGCTTCT
Coding sequences:
- the LOC112168955 gene encoding dimethylnonatriene synthase; its protein translation is MDVISPIQILHTILALFILYGGWRIATSIRKINTKKISKVPEPSGAWPFIGHLHLLGRTQDPIALILGALADKHGPIYSLKLGLHNLVVVSSWELVKECLAKNDRVFATRPSITGGKYLGYNSAIFSLAPYGQYWRDIRKMATLELLSSHRVELLSHVRATELDSFIKSLFSLCTTKRTRTPHSPVVNLSELIEQLTFNMNLRLIAGKRFSSDQYHEENSTACRFERATKEALYLFGVFVWSDAMPFLEWLDIGGHVSAMKRCFKEFDSVLGEWLEEHRQRKSSEGKNGTVESDLMDAMISKFEEEDEIAGHSRDTVIKATALVLILTGSESTSITLTWALSLLLNNPRVLKAAQEELDHHVGRDRWVQESDIKNLKYLQAIVKETLRINPPGPITGLREATEDCYVGGYYVPKGTRLLVNIWKLQRDPLMWSDPCEFRPERFMTENADMDFRGQSFEYIPFSAGRRSCPGMTLGLHVVHLVLARLVQGFDMKREGDELVDMRAGLGLALPKATPLEAVLAPRLPVELYY